DNA from Elusimicrobiaceae bacterium:
GGCGGTTTAGGCACCACATTTTCTTTAAGTTGGACAATTTCCCCCGATGCCTTTGAAGTAGGTCTCAGCACCCGCTTGGCATGGGGATTGACGGTACTGATGATGACATTGATGACCTTACCCAATGTTTATATGTTATGGAAAATCCGTCATAAACTACAAAAAGAAACTCAAAAAAACTTACATAAAGTCTTATAATAAAACCCCGCTTTTGAAGCGGGGTTTGTATTTATTTTTCTATTTGATTTAATCCTTGATTTCTCTCTGAAAATATCATCTTAGTTGCTTGGTTGAAATTTCTGCCGGCAGGTTGTTGATACGGCAACAAATCAAACTCTGGCATCACAGAATATAAATGATCAAAAACATCCGACTGTATTGCCTCATATTTTACCCATTCTGTCGTAGCGGTAAAACAATAAATTTCCAGTGGCAGTCCCGCCGTAGTGGGAGCCAATTGACGCACCATGCAGGTTTCTTTATGATCAATGGTGGATAAACTGTTTAAGTAAGCCACCGCATATTGACGGAAAGTACCTATATTGGTTAAATGACGTCCGTTCAAAACACTTTCTTTGTTGCCATGTTTTTCATTAAAATCACGAATTTCTGTTTCTTTATTTTCCAAGTAATCCGAAATCAGTTTGATTTTTTTCAAGCGATTTAACAAATTTTGATCCAAAAACTTAATCGTTTCCACGTCTATATTAATAGAACGTTTAATACGTCTTGCACCACTTTGGAACATACCGCTCCAATTCTGAAAAGGACGAGAAACTAAATCATACGCAGGAATATTTACGATAGTATTATCAAAGTTTTGCACGCGCACCGTAGTCAATGTAATATCAATTACCGTACCGTCTGCCCCATGAGATTCCATAGTAATCCAGTCTCCAATTTTTAGCAGATTATTACTGGCCAGCTGGATACCGGCAGCAAAACCCAAAATAGGATCTTTAAAAATCAACATAAACACAGCCGCTGCCGCAGACAAACCCGTAATGACGTACATCGGCTTCTTGCTGATTAAAATAGAAATGATGACTAATGCCCCCAACAAATAGATGACAATTTTGCCCGCCTGAAATACACCCCGCAACGGGACATTGGGGTTTCTGCCATACATATAATCCAATATATTCATTGCACATACAAACAGGTGCATAAAGCAAGATACTACATAAATCCCCACCACCTTTTGCATGACGGAAACCCAAAATAGCCCTTCCACCGGAATAAACAAAGAATATAACTGTATCACCGCTACAGCAGAAACAGCATAGCCGGTAGCTGCTAAAATATGAGAATGTTTGACTGCTTGAAAGAAATGAGGAAACTTCGACCCAAAAAAGGAACGATCAAAAATAAAAAGAAGCAGTCTTTTGCAAATTTTGGCAATCAAAAAAACGGCCAAAACCAATAATAAAATCCCTAAAATTTCCGCAGATAAAGAACTTGCTCTTTCAGATACCAATGCCCAAGAAGAAAACAATTTTCCCAACCAAGCACTTAACATATACCCTCCTTCGTTTTTTTCTTTAAAAAAGTTATTATAATTAAGTGTATGAAAAAAGTTTTCCCATTGGCAATATTCTCTTTATTCATAACGGATTGTTATGCACCTCTTAATAATTCCGGTACAGCCACCAACAAGGCGTGGTTGGATATTCCTGCCAAAAAAACTGATTTTGACGGAAAACAGTTTGACTCTTGCTATCAGTTCCGTCTCACCTTTTCCCCCTCTGAGGCCAAAGAAAATTTAATGAAGCAACAAACTTGCATAAACTCTTGCTGTTGGCGAAGTGAACACAAAGAAGTAGTGTTGGACTTTAATAAAAACTTTGAGAAAAATCTAAAATATTACGGACGTGCTTATAAATACACACCGGAAAAAATTACCCTTTCCGTCAGCCATTCCAATTTCGTCAACACTACTTCCGTTCAAGTTTCCCCGAAAGGAAGTATTAATAACAACGGATTGGTGAAGTTAAAAAGAGAGTTGGTAGAAGACCTTGTCCGCTTAGCTCAAATAGAAAGCCAAGCCCGTTTTCTACAAGTTCGTCGAAATGCCTATTTGGCTGACCAAGCCGCTCTGCAAGAGGATAGCATCGATACTGCCCAAGACCCTGCCGCCCGACAACGGGCACAAGATTTGTTGCAACGGTTGGAAGGATCAAAAGTAGATCGCTATTTTTATAGTTTAAATAAGAATTATAAAAAGAAAGGTTATATTTTCTTGCTGAGTCAACGAATCTATACGGCCCAGCACCGTGATGAAAATATTTATACCGTTTATTGCAAGGCAAAAGTACAAATGGGCAAACAAGCCGAAAATTTACAAAACCGTACTGTCAGTTGCGGAATATGGAAAGTGGATCTAGAACACTCTATCGCTAGTCCTTTAGATAGCGTAGCACGAAAAATCAAAACGCAAAACTAATATTTTCAATACAAAAGCCCTAATTTTATAATAAATAACCCTCCGAAAATAGGAGGGTTTTTAAATATTTCTATTTTTTGCCGGCTGATTTAGCCGCTTCATGATTACGTTGTTTAAGTTTTCCCATGATTTCAGGAGGAACAATATTCTTAAAAGTCCCCTCATCTAATGCTTTTTGAATATCAAAAGTACGCGCATCGGCCTCCTTTTGAGCCGCCATCGGATCTTTCATACCCAATCCGTTGTTTTTCGCTTCCGGATTTTGATTTGTTTGTTTAGGAACAGCAGTAGACGAAGATTTAAAATCTTTCGCCTTTTTATAACTCGGTTCATAACTGGATTTGGCGCTGGTTTTTGTACCGACAACCGGTGTTGCAGCGGGGGCTGCCCCTGCCGGCTGATCTTCTTTGGTACCAAGCATAAAGGCCTGCGTAGTCCCGCCCGGAGTCAATGGTTGGGCTACTCTTGACGTTGTTGTAGGACGAGCCACCACCGCATTACTGCGTGGCCTGACCAACGGAACAACGTCTGTTTTCGGATGCGTCACAACGGCTGTTGTCTTTGGATGAGCAAACAAGGCAACTGCCGCAAACATAAAACAAACAATTAAAAACAAATGTTTCATATATATCTCCTTTTTTATAGTATAGCAAAGCGATATGTTTTTTCAAGGTATACTACCGGCGAAAAATTTCCGTCACTCGGCTAAAAATCCCCGTACACCACGCAATTGTCAACCCATAATTACTCACCGGCACGCCGGATTGGCTCAAATGGGCCAAACGATTTAAAATTTGTTGTCTTGTCACCATACATCCGCCACATTGCAGTGCCAACTTATAAACCGATAAATCCGAAGGCAACGGATCTAAATTGGTGACATAATCAAAATATAATTTTTTACCTGTCTTTTTCTGCAATAGGGCCGGCAGTTTTACCCTGCCGATATCGTCACACACATTTACACTATGTGTGCAAGACTCCAACACCAATACTTTATCCCCCTCTTGCAAAGAATCTATTTTTTCCGTTCCTGTCAAAAATAAATCAAAATCCCCCTTTAAACGAGAAAAAAGAATGCTAAAGCTGGTAAGCGGAATATGGCTGGGGACCAAAGGATTGACCTGTGCAAATACTTGCGAGTCTGTCACCACCAACTTAGGACTATGCTTTTTCAGCCATCCTTGTAATTGATTCGGCTGCAAACAAATTCCGACGGCATGATTATCTAGCAAACCACGCAAACTTTGTACCTGTGGCAAAATAAGACGGCCTTCCGGAGCGGAGGAATCTATCGGCATAACAAAAACCACCTCATCTCCCTCTTTTACAAATCCGTCAAAGATATCATCGTGATTATAGGCATTTGGCGGCATATGGCGGATAATGGCCCCTACTAAACTGCCTGTATCTGCCCATTTATCTGAAAACTCCACTACTTCCGCTCCCTCTATCTCAGATGCAACAGACGGCAACAAATCTGCCTTATTGTGCACTAAAAAGTAGGGAATGTTTTTTGCTCGAAAAAGAGAAGTCCATTGATATTCGTAATCGGCAAATTCTTCGGTAAAAACCAAAATAGCCAAATTTACCTGCTCCAAAACTTCTTGAGTCTTGGCCACACGTTGAGCCCCTAATTCGGAGGCATCGTCTACTCCTGCTGTATCTATCAAGGTGACCGGCCCTATTCCCAAAATTTCCATATTTTTTTTAACGGGGTCGGTAGTAGTGCCGGCCACATCGGCTACGACGGCCGTTTTTTGACGGGTCAGCGCATTAATCAGTGAACTCTTGCCCACGTTCATTCTGCCAAAAATACCGATATGAGGTCTATTTAGTTTTACCATACTTTTATTATATATTTTAAAAAGCAAGAAAATACGTTCGTTTCGTTCCTGACACCCCTGCTTTAATGTATAATAAAGGATATACCCTTTTAGAGGTGGTTATGACAAAAAATTGCAGCTCAACGTTTACCGATAACACAAAACAAATGAAAGCCTTTGACGTGTATTTAAAAGAACGCGCCAAGTTGGTAGAAAAAAATCTTTCCAAATTTATTAACAAAATTCCCAATTCTCCCAAAATTTTAACAGACTCTATGGATTATTCCTTACAGGCTGGCGGCAAACGCGTTCGCCCCATTTTGGCAATGGCTACCGCAGAGGCTTTTGGCAAAAAGCCAGCCGATGTCATGCCGGCTGCCTGCGCGCTGGAAATGCTGCACACCTATTCTTTAATTCATGACGATTTACCTTGCATGGATAATGATGATTTAAGACGCGGAAAACCCACCAATCACAAAGTTTTTGGCGAAGACTTATCTTTGCTTGCCGGTGATGCTATGCTTACCTATGTGTTTGAGGTCTTTGCCCAAAACGGAAAAATAAAATCCATCGGGTATGAAAACACGTTGCTTGCTTTGCAAAATTTTGCCCACCGCGCCGGTGCTTCCGGTATGGTTGGCGGTCAAACGGCTGACGTATACGCTGAAGGTATGGGTACGCAAGAGGCCTCCAGCTTCCGCGCCGAAAAACTCAAGAAAACCTCTAAAAAGTTAGCCGACAAAAGTTTGCATTATTTCCTTTTACCTCAATCGGTCAAAGAAACCACCCCTGAAAATGTACTGCTTTACATTCACGCCAACAAAACCGGTGCTTTAATTCGCGCCAGTGTAGAAACGGGGGCCATTTTGGCCGGAGTCAAAGGAGCAGATTTGAAACATATCCAAAAATATGCAGATTGTATCGGTTTGGTGTTCCAAATTGTAGACGATATTTTAGATGTCACCGCTTCTGCCAAACAGTTGGGTAAATCCAACAGCGATGCCCAAAACGGCAAACTTACCTTTGTCAGCCTGTTTGGATTAGAAGGAAGCCGCAAACACGCCCAATTGCTGATTGCTAAAGCGCAAAAAGCCTTAGATAGTTTAAAAAACGTCAATCGCAAAAACTTGGCTCCGTTGTATTGCATGGCTGAATTTTTCAAAACCCGTACTTATTAAGGAGTGCTCATGAAAGTATTACCCACCGTCAAAACTCCCGCTGATTTGCGCAATATTAAGCGTGAACTTCTGCCCACGTTGTGTGAAGAAATTCGGCAGGAAATCATTCAAACCACCAGCAAAAACGGAGGACATTTAGGCTCTAGTTTAGGAGCGGTGGAAATTATTACGGCACTTCACTATGTGTTTAATACTCCCAAAGATAAACTGGTTTTTGATACCGGTCACCAGGCATACGCACATAAACTTTTAACAGACAGACAAAGCCAATTTCACTCTATCCGCACCAAAGGCGGCCTTAGCGGATTTCCTAAACGAAGCGAAAGCAAATATGATGATTTTGGCGTAGGTCATGCCAGCACGGCTTTATCGGCTGCATTGGGTATGGCCATTGCACGCGATCAAAAGAAATCTGATGCACGCATTGTAGCATTAGTGGCAGACGGAGCCTTAACCGGCGGTATGTCTTATGAAGCCATGCAAAATGCAGGGCTTTTAGGCTCTGACATGTTGGTGATTTTAAACGACAATCAAATGTTTATTTCCAAGCGTGTCGGAGCTTTGGGGCAACTGCTCACCAAACTGCTCACCAAAAAATATGTACAACTGGCTGAAGAAAAAGCCGCAAGTTTTCTAAAGCAGTTTGACGAATTAGGCAATAATGCCGCCAAACTGGCCAAAAGAGCGCGCTCTATTTTATTTCCGGGAACTATTTTTGAAGAAATGGGTTTCCGTTATTATGGCCCCGTCAACGGAAACGATATTGAGGCCATGATAGAAGTGTTGGAAAGTGTAAAAGAAATAAAAGGCCCCGTACTTTTGCACGTAGTCACCAAAAAAGGCAAAGGCTACACACCGGCCGAAGAAAAACCGACCAAATTTCATGGTATCGGTATCTTTGATGCCGACACAGGCGACACTATCGGTAAAGCTAGTTGTATTACCTTTACTAAAGCCTTTTCCGATACCATCGTAAAATTGGCCAAAGAAGATAAAACCATTAATGCCATCACCGCCGCTATGCCGGAAGGAACGGGTTTGGACGAATTTCGTCACACTTATCCGGAGCGATTTTTTGATGTCGGCATTGCCGAAGAACATGCCGCTACCTTTGCAGCAGGTTTAGCCGCTGAAGGCATGAAGCCGGTAGTAGCGGTTTATTCCTCTTTTGCCCAACGCTGTTATGACCAAATTGTGCATGACATTGCTTTGCAAAATTTGCCCGTCGTTTTTGCATTAGACCGCGCCGGACTGGTGGGTGAGGACGGCCCTACCCATCATGGGGCTTATGATTTGAGTTTCCTGCGCAGCACCCCTAACTTAATCATCGCCGCACCGGCTGATGAAAATGAATTGCAACATATGCTCAAAACGGGTGTAAATTGCGGCAAACCATATGTGTTGCGTTATCCGCGCGGATCGGGCTTTGGAGTAAAAATAGATGAAGAACTGCAAGACTTGCCCATCGGCAAAGGTGTTTGGCTTAAAAAAGGAAACGACCTTACTATTGTAGCGGTAGGCAACCGTGTACACCCTGCCTTAGAAACGGCCGAACTCTTACGAAAAAAAGGCATAGACGCAGGTGTAATTAATGCTCGTTTTGTTAAACCTTTGGATACAGATATATTGGATCAAGCCCTAAAAGGTTCCCCCCGTATTGTGACGGTGGAAGACAACAGCCTTTGCGGAGGATTTGGCTCTGCCGTAGCGGAATATTTAACCAGTCAAGAGAAACCCTTTAAACTCTTGCGTTTGGGCTTGCCGGACGAATTTGTAGAACATGGAAAAGTAAGCCAGTTGTTTGAACAATTAGGCCTTACTCCGCAAAAAATGACGGAACAAATACTCAAATGGGGTAAATAATTATGAAAAAAAACACCAAAGTGAGAAATGTAGCCGCAGCAGAACATGATTCTTCTTACATCCGCGCCTATGAGGATATTGATTTGTTAAACAAATCCACATTGCGCCCCGTACGCATTCAACTGGAAGTGTTAAAACCGGAACTTTACTTACAAGCACTTAATATTACACAAACCATCGTCTGTTTCGGAAGTGCGCGTGTACGTCCTGAAAAAGAAGCAAAAGCCATCGTCGCCGCCGCCAAAAAAGAATTGGCCAAAAAACCCAAAAGCAAAATATTACAAACAAAATTGGCTGAAGCGGAAGGCTTGCTCTCTTTGTCCAAATATTATGAAGTCGGCCGCGAATTTGCAAAATTGGTTGTGAAAAAAGGCAAAAAACGCTTTGCTGTAGTGACAGGTGGCGGACCGGGCCTGATGGAAGCGGCCAATCGCGGAGCTTTTGAAAACGGCGGCACCAGTATCGGTTTTAATATTACGTTGCCGCACGAGCAACGCCCCAACCCCTACATCACCAAGAATTTGGCTTTTTTATTTCATTATTTTGCCATTCGCAAACTCCACTTGGTCATGCGCTCTAAAGCCATTTTAGGGTTTCCGGGCGGATTTGGCACATTTGACGAACTGTTCGAAATTCTCACCCTAATCCAAACCTATAAAAAAGAAGAAATCCCCGTTATTTTAGTGGGTAAGGAATTCTGGAGCAAGGTGGTTAATTTTGATGCTTTAGCCTCTTACGGTGTGATTAATAAAGCCGATGCCAAAATGTGCCACATCGTAGACACCGCCGAAGAAGCATGGGCTGTTATTGCAGACTTCTACGGTATTAAATAGAAAATCTGAGTGTTCAAAACCCCGCCGAATCGGCGGGGTTTTTAGTGAAATATTTTCTAAAGAGTGTAATAACAAGAACCGGCACCACATAAACAACTGAAAATTGGCTTATTAAATCTTAACTTTGCACAGACCTCTCTTTCACAAGTCCGAAAACACCTCATTCAAAGGAAGAAATTTTTTATATCCAAGTATAGCAAGTTTAAAAAATATCCGTTATGTGAGGTATTTTTACTTTCTCTGTCGACTAAACTTCTTGCTTACTTTGGGGCAATGCCAAAAAGTAAGAATAAATTCTTTACCCGAAAAACAACGAAACCCGACACTTTGCGTATCGGGTTTCTGTACTTATCGTCTCAGATGAAAAACTTGAATATTATGCTTGCTTAATGGCATTTAGTAAATCATCGGTATCAAACGGCTTATACAACACACCGCTGGCACCTAATCTTTTGGCTTCGGTGGTAATCGTTTCTTGTTTAAGGCCGGTCACCATCAATACTTTGACAGGCGGATACTGTTTTTTTAAGCGAGCCAAAATATCCAACCCATTTTCCGTCGGGAAAAAGACATCCAATAAAATCAGCGAAGGAATTGTTTTTTCCATCTTTTCAAATAACTCTTGTGAACCACCCGCTTCCAACACCACTTCATAACCGGAAGATTCTAACACGTTCTTAATAGCAGAACGCAACATCACAGAATCATCCACTAAACCTATTTTTAACATACTCTCCCCTATTTAATATATTGCGCTACTAATTTTTCCCCAAAATCCAACAAAGCCTGTGTGTCTTTTTTGGTAGCGGTTTCGGCATATACGCGCACCAACGGCTCTGTGCCGGACGGACGCACTAATAACCATTCATCATTTTCAAAATAAATTTTCACACCGTCTAAAGTGGACACTTCGGCCACTTTAAAAGAAGCTATTTTTTTCGGTAATTTTTTACGCAATTTTTCTTCAAAAGCAGCCTTATCAATGGCTTTGGCGGCAGGCAAGTCTCTGCGCAAATAAACAGAGGCGCCATATTCTTTGGCCACTTCGTCACACAATTCAGATACTTTCTTTTTAGTGTTG
Protein-coding regions in this window:
- a CDS encoding mechanosensitive ion channel, which encodes MLSAWLGKLFSSWALVSERASSLSAEILGILLLVLAVFLIAKICKRLLLFIFDRSFFGSKFPHFFQAVKHSHILAATGYAVSAVAVIQLYSLFIPVEGLFWVSVMQKVVGIYVVSCFMHLFVCAMNILDYMYGRNPNVPLRGVFQAGKIVIYLLGALVIISILISKKPMYVITGLSAAAAVFMLIFKDPILGFAAGIQLASNNLLKIGDWITMESHGADGTVIDITLTTVRVQNFDNTIVNIPAYDLVSRPFQNWSGMFQSGARRIKRSINIDVETIKFLDQNLLNRLKKIKLISDYLENKETEIRDFNEKHGNKESVLNGRHLTNIGTFRQYAVAYLNSLSTIDHKETCMVRQLAPTTAGLPLEIYCFTATTEWVKYEAIQSDVFDHLYSVMPEFDLLPYQQPAGRNFNQATKMIFSERNQGLNQIEK
- the hydF gene encoding [FeFe] hydrogenase H-cluster maturation GTPase HydF, translated to MVKLNRPHIGIFGRMNVGKSSLINALTRQKTAVVADVAGTTTDPVKKNMEILGIGPVTLIDTAGVDDASELGAQRVAKTQEVLEQVNLAILVFTEEFADYEYQWTSLFRAKNIPYFLVHNKADLLPSVASEIEGAEVVEFSDKWADTGSLVGAIIRHMPPNAYNHDDIFDGFVKEGDEVVFVMPIDSSAPEGRLILPQVQSLRGLLDNHAVGICLQPNQLQGWLKKHSPKLVVTDSQVFAQVNPLVPSHIPLTSFSILFSRLKGDFDLFLTGTEKIDSLQEGDKVLVLESCTHSVNVCDDIGRVKLPALLQKKTGKKLYFDYVTNLDPLPSDLSVYKLALQCGGCMVTRQQILNRLAHLSQSGVPVSNYGLTIAWCTGIFSRVTEIFRR
- a CDS encoding polyprenyl synthetase family protein → MTKNCSSTFTDNTKQMKAFDVYLKERAKLVEKNLSKFINKIPNSPKILTDSMDYSLQAGGKRVRPILAMATAEAFGKKPADVMPAACALEMLHTYSLIHDDLPCMDNDDLRRGKPTNHKVFGEDLSLLAGDAMLTYVFEVFAQNGKIKSIGYENTLLALQNFAHRAGASGMVGGQTADVYAEGMGTQEASSFRAEKLKKTSKKLADKSLHYFLLPQSVKETTPENVLLYIHANKTGALIRASVETGAILAGVKGADLKHIQKYADCIGLVFQIVDDILDVTASAKQLGKSNSDAQNGKLTFVSLFGLEGSRKHAQLLIAKAQKALDSLKNVNRKNLAPLYCMAEFFKTRTY
- a CDS encoding 1-deoxy-D-xylulose-5-phosphate synthase; this translates as MKVLPTVKTPADLRNIKRELLPTLCEEIRQEIIQTTSKNGGHLGSSLGAVEIITALHYVFNTPKDKLVFDTGHQAYAHKLLTDRQSQFHSIRTKGGLSGFPKRSESKYDDFGVGHASTALSAALGMAIARDQKKSDARIVALVADGALTGGMSYEAMQNAGLLGSDMLVILNDNQMFISKRVGALGQLLTKLLTKKYVQLAEEKAASFLKQFDELGNNAAKLAKRARSILFPGTIFEEMGFRYYGPVNGNDIEAMIEVLESVKEIKGPVLLHVVTKKGKGYTPAEEKPTKFHGIGIFDADTGDTIGKASCITFTKAFSDTIVKLAKEDKTINAITAAMPEGTGLDEFRHTYPERFFDVGIAEEHAATFAAGLAAEGMKPVVAVYSSFAQRCYDQIVHDIALQNLPVVFALDRAGLVGEDGPTHHGAYDLSFLRSTPNLIIAAPADENELQHMLKTGVNCGKPYVLRYPRGSGFGVKIDEELQDLPIGKGVWLKKGNDLTIVAVGNRVHPALETAELLRKKGIDAGVINARFVKPLDTDILDQALKGSPRIVTVEDNSLCGGFGSAVAEYLTSQEKPFKLLRLGLPDEFVEHGKVSQLFEQLGLTPQKMTEQILKWGK
- a CDS encoding TIGR00730 family Rossman fold protein, yielding MKKNTKVRNVAAAEHDSSYIRAYEDIDLLNKSTLRPVRIQLEVLKPELYLQALNITQTIVCFGSARVRPEKEAKAIVAAAKKELAKKPKSKILQTKLAEAEGLLSLSKYYEVGREFAKLVVKKGKKRFAVVTGGGPGLMEAANRGAFENGGTSIGFNITLPHEQRPNPYITKNLAFLFHYFAIRKLHLVMRSKAILGFPGGFGTFDELFEILTLIQTYKKEEIPVILVGKEFWSKVVNFDALASYGVINKADAKMCHIVDTAEEAWAVIADFYGIK
- a CDS encoding response regulator transcription factor translates to MLKIGLVDDSVMLRSAIKNVLESSGYEVVLEAGGSQELFEKMEKTIPSLILLDVFFPTENGLDILARLKKQYPPVKVLMVTGLKQETITTEAKRLGASGVLYKPFDTDDLLNAIKQA